A region from the Palaemon carinicauda isolate YSFRI2023 chromosome 9, ASM3689809v2, whole genome shotgun sequence genome encodes:
- the LOC137646759 gene encoding zwei Ig domain protein zig-8-like, with the protein MPAAWILGYLLLFCLTKVSLMVVVVESKVRVDARNSNTKEGEEQPLVVPEFDPNEPKEPHFAEDSPKQVVASVGSPAHIPCKPRNLGAKSVSWIRHRDLHVLTVGSFTFTNDERFSAHRDATTGDWILVIRRPTTADSGFYDCSISTKPVTAIAVKLNVVVPTVELLGDGEIYLDRGSTLNLTCVVHFTPTPPEFVLWYHRDKLVNYGKPGRAISVETTHDGDTTRSSLLVHNATMWDSGKYACKPSNAPRVARMVHVLRGETPAAMQTTTSSAQCARSSLPLFLSFHLLISLSSFFIPYAHSLYR; encoded by the exons AAGTAAGCCTAATGGTAGTGGTGGTGGAAAGCAAGGTGAGGGTGGACGCCCGCAACAGCAACACAAAGGAAGGGGAAGAACAGCCGCTGGTTGTCCCGGAGTTCGACCCTAATGAACCAAAGGAGCCACATTTCGCCGAGGATTCCCCGAAGCAGGTGGTGGCCTCAGTCGGATCCCCAGCCCATATACCCTGCAAACCAAGGAACCTAGGTGCCAAGTCG GTTTCATGGATTCGTCACCGTGACCTCCACGTACTGACAGTAGGATCATTCACGTTCACGAACGATGAGAGATTCTCTGCGCACAGAGATGCAACTACAGGGGATTGGATCTTGGTCATTCGGAGGCCCACGACCGCCGACTCTGGCTTTTACGACTGTTCCATCTCCACAAAGCCTGTCACAGCAATTGCTGTAAAACTCAATGTAGTTG TCCCAACGGTAGAACTTTTGGGCGATGGAGAGATCTACCTTGACAGGGGCAGCACACTAAATCTAACGTGTGTTGTTCATTTCACGCCCACCCCGCCCGAGTTCGTCTTATGGTATCATAGGGATAAG CTCGTGAACTACGGCAAACCAGGTCGAGCCATTAGCGTTGAGACGACACACGACGGAGATACTACGAGGTCGTCTTTGCTCGTCCATAACGCCACTATGTGGGACTCAGGAAAATATGCCTGCAAGCCTTCAAATGCTCCTAGGGTCGCAAGAATGGTCCACGTTTTGAGGG GCGAGACACCGGCCGCCATGCAAACCACAACCAGCAGTGCTCAATGTGCAAGAAGTTCCCTCCCGCTCTTCCTTTCATTCCATCTCCTCATAAGCCTCTCTTCGTTCTTCATACCCTACGCTCATTCCTTATACAGATAA